In Rhineura floridana isolate rRhiFlo1 chromosome 22, rRhiFlo1.hap2, whole genome shotgun sequence, a single genomic region encodes these proteins:
- the LRFN4 gene encoding leucine-rich repeat and fibronectin type-III domain-containing protein 4 isoform X3, with translation MWSGGPAMPSTMERLLLVQLLMVGSTLAQIEGCPFHCVCQNLSESLSTLCANKGLLFIPPNIDRRTVELRLADNFIQVVEPLDFLNMTGLVDLTLSRNTIDTIRPFAFGDLESLRSLHLDGNRLTEIREEALRGMLNLQHLILNNNQLVDISVAAFDDFLLTLEDLDLSYNNLHHVPWEGIQGMLCLHTLNLDHNLIDFILEGTFAELYKLSRLDMTSNRLYTLPPDPLFARSQVGVISPTPYTSTIVLSFGGNPLHCNCELLWLRRLVREDDMETCASPPQVAGRYFWSIPEEEFTCEPPLITRHTHKLWILEGQRATLRCRAIGDPEPVIHWVSPDDKIISNSSRTMSFHNGTLDILVTTIRDDGTYTCIAINAAGESTAIVDLKIIPLPHRGNGSITVLQQDPGSSDIATSAKTSTNATEGGSEKRVEVSDVTATSVLVHWVTDKSAYAAWMYQIQYNCTVDDTLIYRIIPTTSRHFLLKHLVPSVDYDLCVLAIFDDVATSLAATHLLGCAQFATLEAYPDCHSLHAHFLGGTLTVIVGGLIVVTLLVFTVVMMVKYKVCGSIHGSLPKVTNVYSQTNGGHPNGLLPLRTPPKVRGPKHRRMRGAKAAQLEHRTGDGVGGEAWRPAGTSAKTKRSSSLDLGDVSSSSCYSYTKRFSFKWTKRSRSVHGMLVQCTAPEGDAKRLEPFLNADELEESVV, from the exons GGCCTGCCATGCCATCTACCATGGAAAGGCTGCTGCTGGTCCAGCTGCTGATGGTGGGGAGCACATTGGCTCAGATTGAGGGCTGCCCCTTCCACTGCGTGTGCCAAAACCTCTCTGAGTCCCTCAGCACGCTCTGCGCCAACAAGGGGTTACTCTTCATCCCACCCAACATTGACCGGCGGACAGTGGAGCTGCGCCTGGCTGACAACTTCATCCAGGTTGTCGAGCCACTGGACTTCCTGAACATGACAGGCCTTGTGGATCTAACTCTGTCTCGGAATACCATTGACACCATCCGCCCCTTTGCCTTTGGGGACCTAGAGAGCCTCCGTTCACTCCACTTGGATGGCAACCGGCTGACTGAGATCAGGGAAGAGGCCTTGCGGGGTATGCTTAACCTTCAGCATCTCATTCTGAACAACAACCAGTTGGTGGACATCTCGGTGGCCGCTTTTGATGACTTCTTGTTGACCCTGGAGGACCTGGATTTGTCCTACAACAACCTGCACCATGTCCCATGGGAAGGGATCCAGGGGATGCTCTGCCTGCACACACTCAACTTGGACCACAATCTCATTGATTTCATCCTGGAAGGGACCTTTGCTGAGCTTTACAAGCTCTCCCGTTTGGATATGACCTCTAACCGCCTTTACACACTGCCCCCCGACCCACTCTTTGCCCGCTCTCAGGTTGGGGTCATCAGCCCGACCCCCTATACCTCCACCATTGTGCTAAGCTTTGGAGGGAATCCCTTGCATTGCAACTGTGAGTTGCTGTGGTTGCGTCGTTTGGTGCGGGAGGATGACATGGAGACCTGTGCCTCTCCTCCGCAGGTGGCGGGTCGCTATTTCTGGTCAATTCCTGAGGAGGAGTTCACCTGCGAACCCCCCCTCATTACCCGGCACACCCACAAGCTCTGGATCTTAGAGGGCCAAAGGGCCACCCTGAGGTGTCGGGCCATTGGGGACCCTGAGCCGGTGATCCACTGGGTCTCCCCCGATGACAAAATCATCTCCAACTCCTCCAGGACCATGTCATTCCACAACGGCACCCTGGACATCTTGGTGACCACCATCCGGGACGATGGGACCTACACCTGCATTGCCATCAATGCCGCAGGGGAGTCTACAGCCATCGTGGACCTCAAAATCATCCCTTTGCCTCACCGGGGGAATGGCAGCATCACTGTGCTCCAACAGGACCCTGGCTCATCTGACATTGCCACTTCAGCCAAAACGTCAACCAATGCCACTGAGGGAGGCTCCGAGAAAAGAGTGGAGGTGTCTGATGTGACAGCCACTTCGGTGCTGGTGCACTGGGTAACTGACAAGTCAGCCTATGCAGCGTGGATGTACCAGATCCAATACAACTGCACTGTGGATGACACTCTCATTTACAG GATTATCCCCACCACCAGCCGACATTTTCTCCTCAAGCACCTTGTGCCCAGCGTGGATTACGACCTGTGTGTCTTGGCCATCTTTGATGATGTGGCCACATCCCTGGCAGCCACGCACCTTCTGGGCTGTGCCCAGTTTGCCACATTGGAGGCCTACCCAGACTGCCACTCACTGCACGCTCACTTCCTGGGCGGGACCCTGACGGTGATCGTGGGAGGCCTCATCGTGGTCACCTTGCTGGTTTTCACGGTGGTCATGATGGTGAAGTACAAGGTCTGTGGCAGCATCCACGGGAGCCTGCCTAAGGTCACCAATGTCTACTCACAGACCAACGGCGGGCACCCCAATGGCCTGCTCCCCCTGCGGACGCCCCCCAAGGTGCGGGGCCCAAAGCATCGGCGGATGCGGGGAGCCAAAGCTGCTCAGCTGGAGCACAGGACgggagatggggtggggggagaggcctggaggcctgCTGGCACTTCTGCCAAGACCAAGCGCAGCAGCTCCCTGGACCTGGGTGACGTCTCATCCAGTTCCTGCTACAGCTACACCAAGCGCTTCAGCTTTAAGTGGACCAAGAGGAGCCGGTCGGTCCATGGGATGCTGGTGCAGTGTACGGCTCCCGAGGGTGACGCCAAGAGGCTCGAACCCTTCCTCAATGCGGACGAGCTGGAGGAAAGTGTGGTATAG
- the LRFN4 gene encoding leucine-rich repeat and fibronectin type-III domain-containing protein 4 isoform X2 — translation MPSTMERLLLVQLLMVGSTLAQIEGCPFHCVCQNLSESLSTLCANKGLLFIPPNIDRRTVELRLADNFIQVVEPLDFLNMTGLVDLTLSRNTIDTIRPFAFGDLESLRSLHLDGNRLTEIREEALRGMLNLQHLILNNNQLVDISVAAFDDFLLTLEDLDLSYNNLHHVPWEGIQGMLCLHTLNLDHNLIDFILEGTFAELYKLSRLDMTSNRLYTLPPDPLFARSQVGVISPTPYTSTIVLSFGGNPLHCNCELLWLRRLVREDDMETCASPPQVAGRYFWSIPEEEFTCEPPLITRHTHKLWILEGQRATLRCRAIGDPEPVIHWVSPDDKIISNSSRTMSFHNGTLDILVTTIRDDGTYTCIAINAAGESTAIVDLKIIPLPHRGNGSITVLQQDPGSSDIATSAKTSTNATEGGSEKRVEVSDVTATSVLVHWVTDKSAYAAWMYQIQYNCTVDDTLIYSSSKICTVPGNLNAYSTSYPNSMQSSSDMMNVQIIPTTSRHFLLKHLVPSVDYDLCVLAIFDDVATSLAATHLLGCAQFATLEAYPDCHSLHAHFLGGTLTVIVGGLIVVTLLVFTVVMMVKYKVCGSIHGSLPKVTNVYSQTNGGHPNGLLPLRTPPKVRGPKHRRMRGAKAAQLEHRTGDGVGGEAWRPAGTSAKTKRSSSLDLGDVSSSSCYSYTKRFSFKWTKRSRSVHGMLVQCTAPEGDAKRLEPFLNADELEESVV, via the exons ATGCCATCTACCATGGAAAGGCTGCTGCTGGTCCAGCTGCTGATGGTGGGGAGCACATTGGCTCAGATTGAGGGCTGCCCCTTCCACTGCGTGTGCCAAAACCTCTCTGAGTCCCTCAGCACGCTCTGCGCCAACAAGGGGTTACTCTTCATCCCACCCAACATTGACCGGCGGACAGTGGAGCTGCGCCTGGCTGACAACTTCATCCAGGTTGTCGAGCCACTGGACTTCCTGAACATGACAGGCCTTGTGGATCTAACTCTGTCTCGGAATACCATTGACACCATCCGCCCCTTTGCCTTTGGGGACCTAGAGAGCCTCCGTTCACTCCACTTGGATGGCAACCGGCTGACTGAGATCAGGGAAGAGGCCTTGCGGGGTATGCTTAACCTTCAGCATCTCATTCTGAACAACAACCAGTTGGTGGACATCTCGGTGGCCGCTTTTGATGACTTCTTGTTGACCCTGGAGGACCTGGATTTGTCCTACAACAACCTGCACCATGTCCCATGGGAAGGGATCCAGGGGATGCTCTGCCTGCACACACTCAACTTGGACCACAATCTCATTGATTTCATCCTGGAAGGGACCTTTGCTGAGCTTTACAAGCTCTCCCGTTTGGATATGACCTCTAACCGCCTTTACACACTGCCCCCCGACCCACTCTTTGCCCGCTCTCAGGTTGGGGTCATCAGCCCGACCCCCTATACCTCCACCATTGTGCTAAGCTTTGGAGGGAATCCCTTGCATTGCAACTGTGAGTTGCTGTGGTTGCGTCGTTTGGTGCGGGAGGATGACATGGAGACCTGTGCCTCTCCTCCGCAGGTGGCGGGTCGCTATTTCTGGTCAATTCCTGAGGAGGAGTTCACCTGCGAACCCCCCCTCATTACCCGGCACACCCACAAGCTCTGGATCTTAGAGGGCCAAAGGGCCACCCTGAGGTGTCGGGCCATTGGGGACCCTGAGCCGGTGATCCACTGGGTCTCCCCCGATGACAAAATCATCTCCAACTCCTCCAGGACCATGTCATTCCACAACGGCACCCTGGACATCTTGGTGACCACCATCCGGGACGATGGGACCTACACCTGCATTGCCATCAATGCCGCAGGGGAGTCTACAGCCATCGTGGACCTCAAAATCATCCCTTTGCCTCACCGGGGGAATGGCAGCATCACTGTGCTCCAACAGGACCCTGGCTCATCTGACATTGCCACTTCAGCCAAAACGTCAACCAATGCCACTGAGGGAGGCTCCGAGAAAAGAGTGGAGGTGTCTGATGTGACAGCCACTTCGGTGCTGGTGCACTGGGTAACTGACAAGTCAGCCTATGCAGCGTGGATGTACCAGATCCAATACAACTGCACTGTGGATGACACTCTCATTTACAG CTCCAGTAAAATATGTACAGTACCTGGAAATCTGAATGCCTACAGTACAAGTTACCCCAACAGCATGCAGTCAAGTTCTGATATGATGAATGTACA GATTATCCCCACCACCAGCCGACATTTTCTCCTCAAGCACCTTGTGCCCAGCGTGGATTACGACCTGTGTGTCTTGGCCATCTTTGATGATGTGGCCACATCCCTGGCAGCCACGCACCTTCTGGGCTGTGCCCAGTTTGCCACATTGGAGGCCTACCCAGACTGCCACTCACTGCACGCTCACTTCCTGGGCGGGACCCTGACGGTGATCGTGGGAGGCCTCATCGTGGTCACCTTGCTGGTTTTCACGGTGGTCATGATGGTGAAGTACAAGGTCTGTGGCAGCATCCACGGGAGCCTGCCTAAGGTCACCAATGTCTACTCACAGACCAACGGCGGGCACCCCAATGGCCTGCTCCCCCTGCGGACGCCCCCCAAGGTGCGGGGCCCAAAGCATCGGCGGATGCGGGGAGCCAAAGCTGCTCAGCTGGAGCACAGGACgggagatggggtggggggagaggcctggaggcctgCTGGCACTTCTGCCAAGACCAAGCGCAGCAGCTCCCTGGACCTGGGTGACGTCTCATCCAGTTCCTGCTACAGCTACACCAAGCGCTTCAGCTTTAAGTGGACCAAGAGGAGCCGGTCGGTCCATGGGATGCTGGTGCAGTGTACGGCTCCCGAGGGTGACGCCAAGAGGCTCGAACCCTTCCTCAATGCGGACGAGCTGGAGGAAAGTGTGGTATAG
- the LRFN4 gene encoding leucine-rich repeat and fibronectin type-III domain-containing protein 4 isoform X1, translated as MWSGGPAMPSTMERLLLVQLLMVGSTLAQIEGCPFHCVCQNLSESLSTLCANKGLLFIPPNIDRRTVELRLADNFIQVVEPLDFLNMTGLVDLTLSRNTIDTIRPFAFGDLESLRSLHLDGNRLTEIREEALRGMLNLQHLILNNNQLVDISVAAFDDFLLTLEDLDLSYNNLHHVPWEGIQGMLCLHTLNLDHNLIDFILEGTFAELYKLSRLDMTSNRLYTLPPDPLFARSQVGVISPTPYTSTIVLSFGGNPLHCNCELLWLRRLVREDDMETCASPPQVAGRYFWSIPEEEFTCEPPLITRHTHKLWILEGQRATLRCRAIGDPEPVIHWVSPDDKIISNSSRTMSFHNGTLDILVTTIRDDGTYTCIAINAAGESTAIVDLKIIPLPHRGNGSITVLQQDPGSSDIATSAKTSTNATEGGSEKRVEVSDVTATSVLVHWVTDKSAYAAWMYQIQYNCTVDDTLIYSSSKICTVPGNLNAYSTSYPNSMQSSSDMMNVQIIPTTSRHFLLKHLVPSVDYDLCVLAIFDDVATSLAATHLLGCAQFATLEAYPDCHSLHAHFLGGTLTVIVGGLIVVTLLVFTVVMMVKYKVCGSIHGSLPKVTNVYSQTNGGHPNGLLPLRTPPKVRGPKHRRMRGAKAAQLEHRTGDGVGGEAWRPAGTSAKTKRSSSLDLGDVSSSSCYSYTKRFSFKWTKRSRSVHGMLVQCTAPEGDAKRLEPFLNADELEESVV; from the exons GGCCTGCCATGCCATCTACCATGGAAAGGCTGCTGCTGGTCCAGCTGCTGATGGTGGGGAGCACATTGGCTCAGATTGAGGGCTGCCCCTTCCACTGCGTGTGCCAAAACCTCTCTGAGTCCCTCAGCACGCTCTGCGCCAACAAGGGGTTACTCTTCATCCCACCCAACATTGACCGGCGGACAGTGGAGCTGCGCCTGGCTGACAACTTCATCCAGGTTGTCGAGCCACTGGACTTCCTGAACATGACAGGCCTTGTGGATCTAACTCTGTCTCGGAATACCATTGACACCATCCGCCCCTTTGCCTTTGGGGACCTAGAGAGCCTCCGTTCACTCCACTTGGATGGCAACCGGCTGACTGAGATCAGGGAAGAGGCCTTGCGGGGTATGCTTAACCTTCAGCATCTCATTCTGAACAACAACCAGTTGGTGGACATCTCGGTGGCCGCTTTTGATGACTTCTTGTTGACCCTGGAGGACCTGGATTTGTCCTACAACAACCTGCACCATGTCCCATGGGAAGGGATCCAGGGGATGCTCTGCCTGCACACACTCAACTTGGACCACAATCTCATTGATTTCATCCTGGAAGGGACCTTTGCTGAGCTTTACAAGCTCTCCCGTTTGGATATGACCTCTAACCGCCTTTACACACTGCCCCCCGACCCACTCTTTGCCCGCTCTCAGGTTGGGGTCATCAGCCCGACCCCCTATACCTCCACCATTGTGCTAAGCTTTGGAGGGAATCCCTTGCATTGCAACTGTGAGTTGCTGTGGTTGCGTCGTTTGGTGCGGGAGGATGACATGGAGACCTGTGCCTCTCCTCCGCAGGTGGCGGGTCGCTATTTCTGGTCAATTCCTGAGGAGGAGTTCACCTGCGAACCCCCCCTCATTACCCGGCACACCCACAAGCTCTGGATCTTAGAGGGCCAAAGGGCCACCCTGAGGTGTCGGGCCATTGGGGACCCTGAGCCGGTGATCCACTGGGTCTCCCCCGATGACAAAATCATCTCCAACTCCTCCAGGACCATGTCATTCCACAACGGCACCCTGGACATCTTGGTGACCACCATCCGGGACGATGGGACCTACACCTGCATTGCCATCAATGCCGCAGGGGAGTCTACAGCCATCGTGGACCTCAAAATCATCCCTTTGCCTCACCGGGGGAATGGCAGCATCACTGTGCTCCAACAGGACCCTGGCTCATCTGACATTGCCACTTCAGCCAAAACGTCAACCAATGCCACTGAGGGAGGCTCCGAGAAAAGAGTGGAGGTGTCTGATGTGACAGCCACTTCGGTGCTGGTGCACTGGGTAACTGACAAGTCAGCCTATGCAGCGTGGATGTACCAGATCCAATACAACTGCACTGTGGATGACACTCTCATTTACAG CTCCAGTAAAATATGTACAGTACCTGGAAATCTGAATGCCTACAGTACAAGTTACCCCAACAGCATGCAGTCAAGTTCTGATATGATGAATGTACA GATTATCCCCACCACCAGCCGACATTTTCTCCTCAAGCACCTTGTGCCCAGCGTGGATTACGACCTGTGTGTCTTGGCCATCTTTGATGATGTGGCCACATCCCTGGCAGCCACGCACCTTCTGGGCTGTGCCCAGTTTGCCACATTGGAGGCCTACCCAGACTGCCACTCACTGCACGCTCACTTCCTGGGCGGGACCCTGACGGTGATCGTGGGAGGCCTCATCGTGGTCACCTTGCTGGTTTTCACGGTGGTCATGATGGTGAAGTACAAGGTCTGTGGCAGCATCCACGGGAGCCTGCCTAAGGTCACCAATGTCTACTCACAGACCAACGGCGGGCACCCCAATGGCCTGCTCCCCCTGCGGACGCCCCCCAAGGTGCGGGGCCCAAAGCATCGGCGGATGCGGGGAGCCAAAGCTGCTCAGCTGGAGCACAGGACgggagatggggtggggggagaggcctggaggcctgCTGGCACTTCTGCCAAGACCAAGCGCAGCAGCTCCCTGGACCTGGGTGACGTCTCATCCAGTTCCTGCTACAGCTACACCAAGCGCTTCAGCTTTAAGTGGACCAAGAGGAGCCGGTCGGTCCATGGGATGCTGGTGCAGTGTACGGCTCCCGAGGGTGACGCCAAGAGGCTCGAACCCTTCCTCAATGCGGACGAGCTGGAGGAAAGTGTGGTATAG